One segment of Arthrobacter sp. MMS18-M83 DNA contains the following:
- a CDS encoding formylglycine-generating enzyme family protein, with amino-acid sequence MIENSGTHGDGAGSCCAAPRAPGLDNATGPANAAGRLNVERFLPVVAVNGGAPLAASRALHEDVQIPGGMFAMGDPFGEGYPADGETPVHDVHLSPFRIDATAVTNRMFAAFVEDSGYRTEAEQYGTSAVFHLLVQAPAGEILGAAAGAPWWLNVRGADWAHPAGPDSHWSTTPELPVVHVSHHDALAYCAWAGRRLPTEAEWEYAARGGLAGKRYAWGDELTPDGEHRCNIWQGTFPTLNTEEDGHLGSATVKSFPPNGYGLYEVAGNVWEWCADWFLPKYYRNSPAHNPQGPTIGAGRVMRGGSFLCHDSYCNRYRVAARTSNTPESSSGNCGFRTVAAS; translated from the coding sequence ATGATCGAAAACAGCGGAACACATGGCGATGGGGCCGGGAGCTGCTGCGCCGCGCCGCGCGCGCCGGGCCTGGACAACGCAACAGGACCGGCCAACGCGGCGGGACGGCTCAACGTCGAACGTTTCCTTCCGGTAGTCGCCGTCAACGGCGGTGCCCCTCTGGCAGCCTCGCGTGCCCTGCATGAGGACGTGCAGATTCCCGGCGGTATGTTCGCCATGGGCGATCCATTCGGCGAGGGATACCCCGCCGACGGCGAGACACCGGTACACGACGTGCACCTCTCTCCCTTCCGGATCGATGCAACGGCCGTCACCAACCGGATGTTCGCTGCGTTTGTCGAGGACAGCGGCTACCGCACCGAGGCCGAGCAGTACGGAACGTCGGCTGTGTTCCACCTGCTCGTGCAGGCACCCGCAGGCGAGATCCTCGGGGCCGCGGCCGGAGCCCCGTGGTGGCTGAACGTCCGCGGCGCCGACTGGGCCCACCCCGCGGGACCGGATTCACACTGGAGCACGACGCCGGAACTCCCGGTGGTGCACGTCTCCCACCACGACGCCCTCGCCTACTGCGCCTGGGCCGGGCGCCGCCTGCCCACCGAAGCGGAATGGGAATACGCCGCCCGCGGCGGGCTCGCCGGGAAACGCTATGCCTGGGGCGATGAACTCACCCCAGATGGGGAACACCGCTGCAACATCTGGCAAGGCACCTTCCCCACCCTGAACACCGAAGAAGACGGCCACCTAGGCAGCGCCACCGTGAAATCGTTCCCGCCCAACGGATACGGACTCTACGAAGTAGCCGGGAACGTGTGGGAATGGTGCGCGGACTGGTTCCTGCCCAAGTACTACCGCAACTCCCCTGCCCACAACCCCCAAGGCCCCACCATCGGCGCCGGCCGCGTCATGCGCGGCGGCTCCTTCCTCTGCCACGACTCCTACTGCAACCGCTACCGCGTCGCAGCACGTACATCCAACACCCCCGAATCCTCGTCCGGCAACTGCGGATTCCGCACGGTGGCGGCAAGCTAA
- a CDS encoding sulfatase family protein: protein MKIIYVDVDSLRPDHTGPYGYDRKITPNLDEMARNSVMFDRYYCSDSPCLPSRTALTSGQHGISNGVIGHFGDDSRFRLDAGHAPHPGRPLLGQALNAAGYTCAAVSSFAERHRAYYFMGNFRENVQVTPDMGDEPADMITDAAVDWIERHRDVDNWYLHVTYWDPHTDYLQDESWTAKAAASGPAPAWPDQEAIDAHAEVYGARSALDLHYSGAPRKSRVPHNMPDAIRTRADFEHLINGYDGAIHFWDSEFGRLRRRIEEMGLADDVAIIVSSDHGESFGELGLYAEHGLASEPVHRLPMIIHWPGITDQPGVAASRNDALLYNIDYAPTILDLLGLEQPEKWQGQSYAAAVRGGTLESRPYLVWGHGAHTYQRAVRTRDHLYIRTYHPGCFRAEWESLFNVTEDPYLTHNLIDIEPDLAMQMRSHLFEWLAFYAGTPGALPDPMQGALQAGPTLYNQPDDYMEHLRNTGRAHLAEDLMERLHPKNGATHVSWHAQVPVSTGDRAAMRKRFEAMMGTE, encoded by the coding sequence ATGAAGATCATTTACGTGGACGTTGACTCCCTCCGTCCCGACCACACCGGGCCCTACGGCTACGACCGCAAGATCACACCGAACCTGGATGAAATGGCCCGGAACAGCGTCATGTTCGACCGGTACTACTGCTCGGACTCACCGTGCCTGCCCTCCCGCACCGCGCTGACGAGCGGGCAGCACGGCATCAGCAACGGTGTGATCGGCCACTTCGGTGACGATTCCCGGTTCCGCCTGGACGCAGGGCATGCTCCCCACCCGGGCCGCCCTTTGCTGGGGCAGGCACTCAACGCAGCGGGGTATACGTGCGCGGCGGTCTCATCCTTTGCCGAACGGCACCGGGCCTACTACTTCATGGGGAATTTCAGGGAGAACGTGCAGGTCACTCCGGACATGGGAGATGAACCGGCGGACATGATCACGGATGCCGCCGTCGACTGGATCGAGCGGCACCGCGACGTGGACAACTGGTACCTGCACGTGACGTATTGGGATCCTCACACGGACTACTTGCAGGATGAATCCTGGACGGCCAAGGCTGCCGCTTCCGGTCCGGCCCCGGCGTGGCCGGACCAGGAAGCCATCGATGCACACGCCGAGGTGTATGGAGCGCGAAGCGCCCTGGATCTTCACTACTCAGGTGCTCCGCGCAAGTCACGCGTCCCGCACAACATGCCGGACGCCATCCGCACCCGGGCCGACTTCGAGCACCTCATCAACGGCTATGACGGGGCCATCCACTTCTGGGACTCCGAATTCGGCCGCCTGCGCCGCCGGATCGAAGAAATGGGCTTGGCCGATGACGTGGCCATCATCGTCTCCTCCGACCACGGCGAATCCTTTGGCGAGCTCGGCCTTTACGCCGAACACGGCCTCGCCTCCGAGCCGGTCCACCGGCTACCCATGATCATTCACTGGCCGGGCATCACCGACCAGCCCGGGGTCGCCGCGAGCCGGAACGACGCCTTGCTCTACAACATCGACTACGCCCCGACCATCCTCGATCTGCTGGGCCTGGAGCAGCCCGAAAAGTGGCAAGGCCAGTCCTACGCCGCAGCCGTCCGGGGCGGAACACTCGAATCCCGACCCTACCTTGTGTGGGGCCACGGAGCCCACACCTACCAACGGGCAGTCCGCACCCGCGACCACCTGTACATCCGCACTTACCACCCCGGCTGCTTCCGGGCCGAGTGGGAATCGCTGTTCAACGTTACCGAGGACCCCTACCTCACCCACAACCTGATTGACATCGAACCGGACCTCGCCATGCAAATGCGGTCCCACCTGTTCGAGTGGCTGGCTTTCTATGCAGGCACTCCGGGCGCCCTCCCGGACCCGATGCAGGGCGCGCTCCAGGCCGGGCCTACCCTCTACAACCAGCCAGACGACTACATGGAGCATCTGAGGAACACCGGCCGCGCCCACCTTGCCGAGGACCTCATGGAACGGCTGCACCCCAAGAACGGCGCCACCCACGTCTCATGGCATGCGCAAGTCCCCGTCTCGACCGGCGACCGGGCCGCCATGCGCAAGCGGTTCGAAGCGATGATGGGCACGGAATGA
- a CDS encoding PadR family transcriptional regulator has product MTATPDILLKGASTQRPEEAKVSLGRLEVILLGLLSTGDRTGYDAWKWLEGHGPFVGYTAKTSQIYRQLGKLVEWEWATQFLDPRSSGPDAKLYRITDAGRSTLQEWIDSPYIPSPRPLDPDFQVRLRFAGSSGPEKALELVRIELAYRRKREASIDRTFDEVLVSADATAEERQWSMEWFLMQNERGHYMVSNLIAWLEAAERRLQMLIGKTSEGQE; this is encoded by the coding sequence ATGACGGCCACACCGGATATCCTCCTCAAAGGCGCTTCTACCCAGCGCCCTGAGGAGGCGAAAGTGTCGTTGGGTCGGCTGGAGGTCATTCTGCTGGGCTTACTGTCCACTGGGGACCGCACAGGCTACGACGCTTGGAAGTGGCTCGAGGGCCACGGTCCTTTCGTGGGATACACCGCGAAGACCTCGCAGATCTACCGGCAGCTAGGCAAGCTGGTGGAATGGGAGTGGGCCACGCAGTTCCTGGATCCGCGCAGCTCCGGTCCCGATGCAAAGCTTTACAGGATCACCGATGCCGGACGCTCCACCTTGCAGGAATGGATCGACTCACCCTACATACCGTCGCCCCGGCCGCTTGACCCGGACTTCCAGGTGCGGCTCCGCTTCGCCGGGAGCTCGGGACCGGAAAAAGCGCTCGAGCTGGTGCGGATCGAACTGGCCTACCGAAGGAAGCGGGAGGCCAGCATTGATAGGACCTTCGATGAGGTGCTGGTCAGTGCCGATGCCACCGCAGAGGAGCGACAATGGTCCATGGAGTGGTTCCTGATGCAGAACGAACGCGGACACTACATGGTGTCCAACCTCATCGCCTGGCTCGAGGCTGCGGAACGCCGGCTCCAGATGCTCATCGGGAAGACGTCCGAAGGACAGGAATGA
- a CDS encoding ABC transporter substrate-binding protein: MRFTKAGLAVTLTAGLALTGCASGSGSSTSQTSKNITLGNILAPATFEARNMNWGNQSVYAQAVYDGLLKPAPNGKDVQPSLATKWEYNTNKTVLTLTLRDGVVFSDGTPFTAEVAAQNLLRFRDGTSPQKSKVADLADAKAKDKTTLEITLKQANPAFLIYLAQAAGLQESPAAFGKADAQTNPVGSGPYTLNTSQTVVGTSYKFEKNPKYWDANSVKYDTLTVNVYTDATSELNALRGKQLDAAAVADNSILPQVEAAGFKSNGQNLNFAGLLLFDRAGKSNPALGNVKVRQAINYAVDAAALLKVVGLGRGEATGQVFRPESPAYEGTLNSTYKFDPDKARKLLADAGYASGLELTVPTAALFPKSLWPLLQQQLGDVGIKVKYVDTGTNTIADLQAQKYGLSYFTLQRDANDWQLISNMIAPNATWNTFKYQDPNVDALLATIRTGSEADSAAALKKLNEYVVDQAWFAPWYAPTNYFVTNAGTSVELNQGNVWPNLWNITPKA; this comes from the coding sequence ATGCGTTTCACCAAAGCAGGTTTGGCAGTGACACTCACTGCAGGCCTCGCGCTGACAGGCTGCGCCAGCGGAAGCGGCAGCAGCACTTCCCAAACCTCCAAGAACATCACCCTGGGAAACATCCTCGCGCCGGCCACCTTCGAGGCCAGGAACATGAACTGGGGAAACCAATCCGTCTACGCCCAGGCGGTCTATGACGGGCTGCTGAAACCCGCGCCCAACGGCAAGGATGTCCAACCATCCCTCGCGACCAAATGGGAATACAACACGAACAAGACAGTATTGACCCTGACCCTCCGGGACGGCGTCGTCTTTTCGGACGGCACGCCCTTCACCGCAGAAGTCGCCGCGCAGAACCTCCTCCGTTTCCGGGACGGCACCTCCCCGCAGAAGTCAAAGGTCGCAGACCTGGCCGATGCCAAGGCCAAAGACAAGACCACCCTGGAGATCACGCTCAAGCAGGCGAACCCGGCGTTCCTCATCTACCTCGCCCAAGCTGCCGGCCTGCAGGAAAGCCCCGCCGCGTTCGGCAAGGCGGATGCGCAGACCAATCCGGTCGGATCCGGCCCCTACACCCTGAACACCAGCCAGACTGTGGTCGGCACTTCCTACAAGTTTGAGAAGAACCCCAAGTACTGGGATGCGAACTCGGTCAAGTACGACACCCTCACCGTCAACGTCTATACCGACGCCACGTCCGAGCTCAATGCCTTGCGGGGCAAGCAACTGGACGCCGCCGCCGTCGCGGACAACAGCATCCTTCCGCAGGTTGAAGCAGCCGGCTTCAAATCCAACGGACAGAACCTGAACTTCGCCGGGCTCCTTCTCTTCGACCGTGCTGGCAAGTCCAACCCTGCGCTGGGCAATGTGAAGGTCAGGCAGGCGATCAACTACGCAGTGGACGCGGCCGCATTGCTGAAGGTTGTCGGGCTGGGACGCGGTGAGGCCACCGGGCAGGTCTTTCGCCCGGAATCTCCCGCCTATGAGGGAACACTGAACTCGACCTACAAGTTTGACCCGGACAAGGCCCGCAAGCTCCTGGCCGACGCGGGCTACGCCAGCGGCCTTGAGCTGACGGTGCCGACAGCGGCGTTATTCCCGAAGTCCCTCTGGCCCCTCCTGCAGCAGCAACTGGGCGACGTCGGAATCAAGGTCAAGTACGTTGACACGGGTACCAATACCATCGCGGATCTCCAGGCACAGAAATACGGACTCTCCTATTTCACCCTGCAACGCGACGCGAACGACTGGCAGCTGATCAGTAACATGATCGCGCCCAACGCCACCTGGAACACTTTCAAGTATCAGGACCCCAACGTAGACGCACTCCTTGCCACGATCCGCACGGGGAGCGAAGCCGACAGTGCCGCGGCACTCAAGAAGTTGAACGAATACGTTGTTGACCAGGCATGGTTCGCTCCCTGGTATGCGCCGACGAACTATTTCGTCACCAATGCCGGCACGAGCGTCGAACTCAACCAGGGCAATGTCTGGCCCAACCTCTGGAACATCACGCCCAAGGCCTGA
- the pntB gene encoding Re/Si-specific NAD(P)(+) transhydrogenase subunit beta, translating to MSAATIAAATLTRSLTVSDTVTGTLTTESIAGAAYVVAALLFILSLAGLSKHEKARSGIIYGITGMVIALAATVWLTLQGAWGTGAGLTGLVLLVAAVAVGGAIGLWRARVVEMTGMPELIALLHSFVGLAAVLVGWNGHFEAPALSPDLTAVHHAEVFIGVFIGAVTFTGSIVAFLKLSARMKSSPLMLPGKNAINLGALVALAALTVWYVNDSRLWLLVVVTALALALGWHLVASIGGGDMPVVVSMLNSYSGWAAAAAGFLLNDDLLIITGALVGSSGAYLSYIMCKAMNRSFISVIAGGFGIAAPTAADAEYGEHREITAQATAEMLTNASSVVITPGYGMAVAQAQYPVAELAHQLRERGVNVRFGIHPVAGRLPGHMNVLLAEAKVPYDIVLEMDEINDDLGDTSVVLVIGANDTVNPAAAEDPSSPIAGMPVLRVWEAENVIVFKRSMAAGYAGVQNPLFYRDNSQMLFGDAKQRVEDILRAF from the coding sequence ATGAGCGCCGCAACCATCGCCGCAGCAACACTTACGAGGAGCCTTACCGTGTCTGACACCGTCACCGGGACGTTGACCACAGAGTCCATCGCGGGGGCCGCGTACGTCGTCGCGGCCCTGCTGTTCATCCTCAGCCTCGCCGGGCTGAGCAAACACGAAAAAGCCCGGTCCGGGATCATCTACGGCATCACCGGCATGGTCATCGCCCTGGCAGCCACTGTCTGGCTGACCCTCCAGGGAGCCTGGGGCACCGGAGCCGGCCTGACCGGACTGGTCCTGCTCGTGGCCGCTGTGGCCGTCGGCGGGGCCATCGGGCTGTGGCGGGCCCGGGTCGTGGAAATGACGGGCATGCCCGAGCTGATAGCGCTGCTGCACAGTTTCGTTGGCCTCGCCGCGGTCCTGGTGGGCTGGAACGGCCACTTCGAAGCCCCCGCCCTGTCCCCGGATCTGACGGCGGTCCACCATGCAGAGGTGTTCATCGGCGTGTTCATCGGGGCCGTGACCTTCACCGGCTCCATCGTCGCGTTCCTGAAACTCTCCGCCCGGATGAAATCCTCACCGCTGATGCTGCCGGGCAAGAACGCCATCAACCTCGGCGCCCTGGTTGCCTTAGCCGCGCTCACGGTCTGGTACGTCAATGACTCCCGGCTGTGGCTGCTGGTTGTGGTCACCGCCCTTGCCCTGGCACTGGGCTGGCACCTGGTCGCCTCTATCGGCGGCGGTGACATGCCGGTGGTCGTCTCCATGCTCAACAGCTACTCCGGCTGGGCCGCAGCCGCGGCGGGCTTCCTGCTGAACGACGACCTGCTCATCATCACCGGCGCCCTGGTCGGCTCCTCGGGTGCTTATCTGTCCTACATCATGTGCAAGGCCATGAACCGGTCCTTCATCTCCGTGATCGCCGGCGGCTTCGGCATCGCCGCGCCCACCGCGGCAGACGCCGAGTACGGCGAACACCGCGAAATCACCGCCCAAGCCACCGCCGAGATGCTCACGAACGCCTCCAGCGTGGTCATCACCCCCGGCTACGGCATGGCCGTCGCCCAGGCACAGTACCCCGTCGCCGAACTCGCCCACCAGCTCCGCGAACGCGGCGTGAACGTCAGGTTCGGCATCCACCCGGTCGCCGGACGCCTGCCCGGGCACATGAACGTGCTCCTGGCCGAGGCGAAAGTCCCCTACGACATCGTCCTGGAAATGGACGAAATCAACGACGATCTCGGCGACACCTCAGTGGTCCTGGTCATCGGCGCGAACGACACCGTCAACCCCGCCGCAGCCGAAGACCCCTCCAGCCCCATCGCCGGCATGCCCGTCCTCCGCGTCTGGGAAGCCGAAAACGTCATCGTCTTCAAACGATCCATGGCCGCCGGCTACGCCGGCGTTCAAAACCCACTCTTCTACCGCGACAACTCCCAAATGCTCTTCGGAGACGCCAAACAACGGGTCGAAGACATCCTCCGCGCCTTCTAA
- a CDS encoding ABC transporter permease: MLTFIGRRLLTGVALLAAITTFGFTLLYFGGGDIARKILGENADQQTVALKAQQLGLDRPVLVQYGDWISHAVRGDLGASWFSGQPVLDAIGSRLSVTLSLVTGAIILIAVISVVLGVLAATRRGWVDRIAQLLAIVGHAIPGFLFAVGLVLVFALTLGWFDPTGYVPFLDSPTGWAKTVTLPVIALALGGIASVTQQVRGSVIDALRNDYVRTLRSRGIPARRVVLKHVLRNAAGPALAVLAVYFVGLLGGAVIVEQVFAIPGLGQVAVQATTQGDIPLVMGLLVATGILVIIFNLLVDLAQGWLNPKVRLS; encoded by the coding sequence ATGCTTACCTTTATCGGGCGAAGGCTGCTGACGGGCGTCGCGCTGCTGGCCGCCATCACAACGTTTGGTTTCACACTGCTCTACTTTGGCGGCGGTGACATCGCCAGGAAGATCCTCGGCGAGAACGCCGACCAGCAAACCGTGGCCCTCAAAGCCCAGCAACTAGGCTTGGACCGTCCCGTTCTGGTCCAGTACGGCGACTGGATCTCCCACGCCGTCCGCGGTGACCTCGGCGCGTCGTGGTTCAGCGGTCAGCCGGTCCTGGATGCGATCGGCTCGCGGCTGTCCGTGACGCTGTCGCTGGTCACGGGAGCCATCATCCTCATCGCGGTCATCTCGGTGGTCTTGGGCGTGCTCGCCGCCACCAGACGCGGATGGGTTGACCGGATTGCCCAGCTTTTGGCGATCGTGGGCCACGCGATTCCAGGTTTCCTTTTCGCGGTGGGGCTGGTGCTCGTGTTTGCCCTGACGCTGGGTTGGTTCGACCCTACCGGGTACGTGCCGTTCCTGGATTCCCCCACGGGGTGGGCGAAGACCGTCACACTCCCGGTGATCGCCCTTGCCCTGGGCGGGATCGCGAGCGTCACCCAGCAGGTTCGCGGTTCCGTGATCGATGCCCTGCGCAACGACTACGTGCGGACCCTGCGCAGTCGCGGAATCCCTGCCCGCCGTGTTGTCCTCAAGCATGTCCTGCGTAATGCCGCCGGGCCTGCCCTTGCGGTCCTGGCGGTCTATTTCGTGGGTCTTCTTGGCGGGGCGGTGATCGTCGAGCAGGTCTTTGCCATCCCCGGACTCGGCCAAGTGGCCGTGCAAGCCACGACGCAGGGGGACATTCCGCTCGTCATGGGGTTGCTGGTCGCTACCGGCATCCTCGTCATCATTTTCAACCTCCTTGTAGACCTGGCCCAGGGCTGGCTCAACCCGAAAGTGCGTCTGTCATGA
- a CDS encoding dipeptide/oligopeptide/nickel ABC transporter permease/ATP-binding protein, with amino-acid sequence MSTPVHAPDPQLAIALPEAAAQTSLLRRVLRNPLALGSIFFLAVVIVSAVAAPLLAPHNPNTADISAVLSSPDGGHLLGTDGAGRDVLSRLLFGAQFSLAGALVALVTSMLIGVTGGLLAGYYGKWIDTVSTWVISMLMALPAIIVLLAARAVVGPSLWASMLIFGVMLSPAFFRLVYASVSAVRNELYVDAARVSGLSDRRIIGIHILTVVRAPIVVQSAIVGGVALAVQSGLEFLGLGDINVPTWGQMLSDGFTNLYTAPLLIIWPALAIGLTLISLTLLANSLRDELERSNAPRKRRRKQHAEPPAVAGEEVMRHDDGGPAGEAVLRIENLSVGYETGDGGTKRVVHDVSLTVARGEVHGLVGESGSGKTQTAWSALRLLPEGGRITGGSIFFHGDDLAALNEKDMEKIRGSRIAYIPQEPMSNLDPSFTIGSQLVEPMRICLRISKKEATDRALALLARVGIPNPERTFAAYPHQVSGGMAQRVLIAGAISCNPDLLIADEPTTALDVTVQAEVLDLLRDLQSEFRMAVILVTHNFGVVADLCDRVSVMRLGRIVETGPTRSIFTDPRHPYTRELLGAILGETSPRGPLATFDAGPSASPSRKGALR; translated from the coding sequence ATGAGTACACCCGTCCACGCCCCGGATCCCCAGCTCGCCATCGCTTTGCCGGAGGCCGCGGCCCAGACCTCCCTCTTGCGCCGCGTGCTGCGCAACCCGCTGGCGCTGGGTTCAATATTCTTCCTTGCCGTGGTCATCGTCAGCGCTGTTGCGGCCCCGCTTTTGGCGCCACACAACCCCAACACCGCCGACATCTCCGCGGTCCTGTCGTCCCCGGACGGCGGGCACCTTCTCGGGACGGACGGTGCAGGCCGCGACGTGCTCTCAAGGCTCCTCTTCGGTGCGCAGTTCAGCCTCGCCGGCGCGCTTGTCGCGCTGGTCACCTCCATGTTGATCGGCGTGACCGGCGGCCTGCTGGCCGGGTACTACGGCAAGTGGATCGACACCGTCTCGACCTGGGTCATCTCGATGCTGATGGCATTGCCTGCGATCATCGTCCTCCTGGCCGCGCGCGCCGTCGTCGGCCCTTCCCTCTGGGCCTCGATGCTGATCTTCGGCGTCATGCTGTCCCCGGCCTTCTTCCGGCTCGTTTACGCCTCGGTTTCCGCGGTCCGGAACGAGCTGTATGTGGATGCCGCCCGGGTCTCCGGCCTCAGCGACCGGCGGATCATCGGCATCCACATCCTGACCGTGGTCCGCGCACCCATCGTGGTCCAGTCCGCGATCGTCGGCGGCGTCGCCCTTGCTGTTCAGTCCGGACTTGAGTTCCTGGGCCTGGGCGACATCAACGTCCCCACCTGGGGACAAATGCTCAGCGACGGGTTCACCAACCTTTACACGGCCCCGTTGCTGATCATCTGGCCAGCCCTCGCGATCGGCCTCACCCTGATCTCGTTGACCCTCCTGGCCAACAGCCTGCGCGACGAGCTCGAACGCTCCAACGCGCCGCGCAAGCGCCGCCGCAAGCAGCATGCTGAACCACCCGCCGTGGCGGGCGAAGAAGTCATGCGGCACGACGACGGCGGTCCGGCCGGCGAGGCGGTCCTGCGGATCGAGAACCTTTCGGTCGGGTATGAGACGGGCGACGGCGGCACAAAGCGCGTGGTCCACGACGTCTCCCTCACGGTTGCCCGCGGCGAGGTCCACGGTCTCGTGGGCGAATCCGGTTCGGGCAAGACCCAGACGGCATGGTCGGCCCTGCGGCTGCTGCCCGAAGGCGGCAGGATCACGGGAGGCTCCATCTTCTTCCACGGGGACGACCTGGCCGCCTTGAACGAGAAAGACATGGAGAAGATCCGGGGCTCCCGCATCGCCTACATCCCACAGGAGCCGATGTCCAACCTGGACCCCTCTTTCACGATCGGCAGCCAATTGGTCGAGCCGATGCGGATCTGCCTCCGGATTTCCAAGAAGGAAGCAACAGATCGCGCCTTGGCGCTCCTGGCCCGGGTGGGAATCCCCAACCCCGAGCGGACGTTCGCCGCATACCCTCACCAGGTCTCCGGCGGAATGGCCCAACGCGTCCTCATCGCCGGGGCAATCTCCTGCAACCCCGATCTGCTCATCGCGGACGAGCCCACCACGGCACTCGACGTCACCGTCCAGGCCGAAGTGCTGGACCTGCTGCGCGACCTGCAATCGGAATTCCGCATGGCCGTCATCCTCGTCACCCACAACTTCGGCGTCGTTGCAGACCTCTGCGACCGCGTCTCGGTGATGCGGCTGGGCAGGATCGTGGAGACCGGCCCCACCCGGTCCATTTTCACCGACCCGCGCCACCCCTACACCCGCGAACTCCTCGGAGCCATCCTTGGCGAGACCAGCCCCCGCGGACCACTCGCCACCTTCGACGCCGGACCCAGTGCCAGCCCGTCCCGGAAGGGAGCCTTGCGGTGA
- a CDS encoding DEAD/DEAH box helicase family protein, whose product MISAVKHAASMPNPEFYERQRQRRSTWNRPRYLRNYDETPNGDLILPRGLLPFLQQLVESSGSSLRIDDQRVVAPPGTGKTAPACAAMAIRRVSTLILVDRKALAEQWRSRIREFLDEHCGQIGGGRAKMTGRIDVAPSPTLAGRLHVSQNRVSRIERDDIDCAQVETLREYVEALGGRLRVEVALGDERIQIA is encoded by the coding sequence ATGATCTCAGCCGTCAAGCATGCCGCGTCCATGCCGAACCCTGAGTTCTATGAACGCCAACGCCAGAGGCGATCCACCTGGAATCGTCCCCGATACCTGCGCAACTACGACGAAACGCCTAACGGCGACCTTATCTTGCCGCGTGGGTTGTTGCCCTTCTTGCAGCAACTGGTCGAATCGAGTGGCAGCTCGCTGCGCATTGATGATCAACGGGTGGTGGCCCCGCCTGGTACCGGAAAGACTGCGCCGGCGTGTGCTGCGATGGCAATTCGTCGTGTCTCAACGCTTATTCTGGTTGATCGCAAAGCCCTGGCGGAGCAATGGCGCAGCCGCATCCGTGAGTTCTTGGACGAGCATTGCGGCCAAATCGGAGGTGGGCGTGCAAAGATGACGGGTCGGATCGACGTCGCACCCTCGCCTACGCTGGCTGGGCGTTTGCACGTCAGTCAGAACAGGGTGTCCCGCATCGAGCGCGATGACATTGATTGTGCCCAGGTTGAGACCTTGCGAGAATACGTGGAGGCGCTCGGCGGTCGGCTTCGTGTCGAGGTTGCACTCGGCGACGAACGAATCCAGATCGCCTGA
- a CDS encoding MFS transporter — MSIGIVRDELPGEKVSVTIGLLSAIFGIGAGVGILAAGPIVEKLDWHWLFWFPLVLVVIALLGTIFGMPRTIGSSVGTAIIAALISSHSTARGLPTNDAFTIGFWACAAVAVLAIIGSLAAPSIRKRRQQAIALGIEDLPVMAGEAH; from the coding sequence TTGTCGATCGGCATCGTTCGCGACGAGCTTCCCGGCGAGAAGGTCAGCGTGACGATCGGACTTTTGTCCGCGATATTCGGAATCGGGGCCGGCGTCGGCATTTTGGCTGCGGGGCCCATTGTCGAGAAACTGGACTGGCACTGGCTGTTCTGGTTTCCGCTCGTGCTCGTTGTGATCGCACTGCTCGGCACCATCTTCGGCATGCCCCGTACCATCGGAAGCAGTGTCGGCACGGCGATCATCGCGGCGTTGATCTCTTCGCACAGCACAGCGAGAGGCCTGCCGACGAACGATGCATTCACGATCGGCTTCTGGGCTTGCGCCGCCGTGGCCGTCCTCGCGATCATCGGCTCCCTCGCGGCTCCCTCGATACGTAAACGCAGGCAACAGGCCATCGCGCTCGGCATCGAAGATCTGCCCGTCATGGCGGGCGAAGCCCACTAG